The following coding sequences lie in one Flagellimonas eckloniae genomic window:
- a CDS encoding dipeptidase, with translation MEKNRRNLTKLLSLGLLFPGQIAYSLTSILESIPTGNGESLLETSLSKLQDSTIDELYKKAVVIDGLIIPRGWNKESFEALAQSGYTGFSASLPSSNLKVAMEALADWRNRIEEHGDKLIYANEAEDFVQAKKENKTAVLLGFQNATMVEKSVENVDTLYNAGTRWIQLSYNQRNLLGDGCTERTNAGLSDFGVEVVERMNELGIIVDLSHCGRQTTNDGIKFSKAGVSFNHTMCEALYKNHPRSKTDEQIRAMADKGGMMGIICLGYMIGPDPGGKTTLETYVDHIDHAVKIAGIDHVGVAADFAIQGLEATGATRENWYVPRLTRFKPSYQVRWKPWIPELESPKRYLHVARVLDKRGYSTGDIEKILGQNWLRYYRETLKS, from the coding sequence TTGGAAAAAAATCGTAGAAATCTTACAAAATTGTTGTCCCTAGGGCTTTTGTTTCCAGGACAGATTGCCTATTCTCTAACTTCAATCTTGGAATCAATACCAACAGGGAATGGGGAAAGCTTATTGGAAACATCATTATCCAAACTTCAGGATAGTACTATTGACGAGCTTTATAAAAAGGCTGTAGTAATAGATGGATTGATCATTCCAAGAGGTTGGAACAAAGAATCTTTTGAGGCTCTTGCGCAGTCTGGTTATACCGGTTTTAGTGCGTCTTTGCCATCAAGCAATCTAAAGGTGGCCATGGAAGCCTTGGCCGATTGGAGGAACCGGATAGAGGAGCATGGGGATAAGCTAATATATGCGAATGAAGCAGAAGACTTTGTTCAGGCAAAGAAAGAAAATAAGACAGCTGTTTTATTGGGCTTTCAAAATGCCACTATGGTGGAGAAATCTGTGGAGAATGTTGATACACTTTACAATGCTGGAACACGTTGGATACAATTGAGTTACAATCAACGGAATCTTTTGGGGGACGGATGTACCGAACGCACCAATGCTGGGTTATCAGATTTTGGTGTTGAGGTAGTTGAACGCATGAACGAATTGGGCATAATTGTAGATTTATCCCATTGCGGAAGACAAACTACCAATGATGGTATAAAATTTAGCAAAGCAGGAGTTTCTTTCAATCATACCATGTGCGAAGCCCTTTATAAAAATCATCCACGTTCCAAAACCGATGAACAGATCAGGGCTATGGCGGACAAGGGAGGTATGATGGGTATTATCTGCTTGGGCTATATGATTGGTCCTGACCCAGGAGGTAAAACAACTTTGGAAACGTATGTGGACCATATTGATCATGCGGTTAAGATTGCTGGAATTGATCATGTAGGTGTAGCGGCAGATTTTGCAATTCAGGGATTGGAAGCTACTGGTGCTACCCGAGAAAATTGGTATGTACCACGTTTAACCCGATTTAAACCCTCGTATCAAGTACGTTGGAAGCCGTGGATTCCGGAATTGGAGAGTCCGAAACGCTATTTGCATGTAGCACGGGTCTTGGACAAAAGAGGGTATAGTACTGGGGATATTGAAAAAATATTGGGTCAGAACTGGCTGCGGTATTATCGGGAAACCCTAAAATCCTAA
- a CDS encoding RagB/SusD family nutrient uptake outer membrane protein, protein MKKYIIALLTVVSFTILSCSESFLELPLQQAVENSEALTNLEDFESSITGLYNEISGSEYYGRYMLLIPDVMADDVKQNAQANRIEDYAEHIVRVSDGDANSLWTTMYAGINGANAIINSEVVVPDAVQDEQNHIIGEAYALRGLIYFDMVRFFAQHYTFTADASHLGVPIVLEFDSTGEPSRNSVNEVYNQVISDMTMAISLMDSDSRSGNSNTLSSTSVKALLARVYLYKEDWSNAEAMATDVIGSGEYNLVSNANYYDLWTNDNSSESIFEISMTEADNVGGGGLAGLYLPEIFGDYLPSNDVVSLYETEDARLSTFEEDPLLIGEFAPYRMIKYPDINGFDNVKVIRLAEVYLIRAEARAELGTNVAGAQDDLDAVHQRAVAAAADNADTGDALDDAIFLERRLELAFEGQRLWDLMRKKMDVVRTNCTSQTCLIPYASETVILPIPQNETDVNPNIEQNPGY, encoded by the coding sequence ATGAAAAAATATATAATAGCACTATTGACAGTAGTTTCATTCACTATTTTGTCTTGCTCAGAATCTTTTTTAGAACTTCCACTGCAGCAAGCTGTAGAGAATTCCGAGGCTTTAACAAATCTCGAAGACTTTGAATCTTCCATAACAGGTTTGTACAATGAAATTTCTGGTTCGGAGTATTATGGACGCTACATGCTTTTAATTCCAGATGTCATGGCGGATGATGTTAAACAAAATGCGCAGGCCAACAGAATTGAGGATTACGCAGAGCATATTGTTAGAGTTTCAGATGGTGATGCAAATAGTTTGTGGACCACAATGTATGCAGGAATAAATGGGGCAAATGCAATTATCAATTCTGAAGTAGTTGTACCAGATGCAGTACAAGATGAACAGAATCATATTATAGGTGAAGCTTACGCATTAAGAGGTTTAATTTATTTCGATATGGTTCGATTTTTTGCGCAGCACTATACATTTACTGCCGATGCCAGTCATTTGGGAGTTCCAATTGTATTGGAATTTGATTCTACTGGGGAACCATCCAGAAATTCTGTCAACGAAGTTTATAATCAGGTGATTTCAGATATGACTATGGCAATTTCATTAATGGATAGCGATTCCAGAAGTGGAAATTCCAACACATTGTCTTCAACATCTGTAAAAGCATTATTGGCAAGGGTATACTTGTACAAGGAAGATTGGAGCAATGCCGAAGCTATGGCAACAGATGTAATAGGTTCAGGTGAATATAACTTGGTTTCAAACGCTAATTATTATGATTTGTGGACCAATGATAACAGTTCGGAATCCATTTTTGAAATATCGATGACCGAAGCTGATAATGTTGGAGGTGGAGGTCTGGCTGGATTATATCTGCCCGAAATATTTGGAGATTACTTGCCTTCTAACGATGTAGTTTCTTTATATGAAACTGAAGATGCAAGATTAAGCACTTTTGAAGAAGATCCCCTACTCATAGGCGAATTTGCCCCATATAGGATGATTAAATACCCAGATATCAATGGTTTTGACAATGTTAAGGTTATTCGTTTGGCTGAAGTGTATCTCATAAGAGCAGAAGCTAGGGCGGAATTAGGAACAAATGTTGCCGGAGCCCAAGATGATTTAGATGCGGTGCACCAACGCGCAGTTGCGGCAGCAGCTGATAATGCGGATACTGGAGATGCTCTGGATGATGCCATTTTTCTGGAAAGAAGATTGGAATTGGCATTTGAAGGACAAAGACTGTGGGATTTAATGCGGAAGAAAATGGATGTTGTGCGTACCAATTGTACATCTCAAACATGTTTGATTCCATATGCTAGTGAAACGGTTATACTACCAATACCACAAAATGAAACGGATGTTAATCCGAATATCGAACAAAATCCTGGATATTAA